In a genomic window of Thermoanaerobaculales bacterium:
- a CDS encoding DUF2891 domain-containing protein has translation MHHSTPIDVTGRRLLAAASLTLAAGLALPVAAGAAGLQTIDPASVERFADLALACVHQEYPNKIGHVMSSDADVGPPRELTPSFYGCFDWHSCVHGHWLLARLAKLYPEAAFAPAARAALATSFAPERVAAEVRYLDGEGRASFERPYGLAWLLCLADELRSWPDEQAQQWAKNLAPLEQVAADRFRDWVPKLHYPIRTGEHSQTAFAFGLVLDWAKTAGDAAMVELISGAARRFHLDKVSCPLGYEPSGEDFLSPCLAEADLMRRVLAPAEFATWLSGFLPQIPTTATAAWLPAGVVTDRADPRLAHIDGLNLSRAWMLEGILSGLPEKDPRRPALQAAADAHRAAGLVAVTGEHYEGGHWLGTFATYLVTAKGR, from the coding sequence GTGCACCATTCCACACCGATCGACGTGACAGGCCGGCGACTCCTGGCCGCCGCTTCGCTGACGCTCGCAGCGGGGCTGGCGCTGCCGGTCGCAGCCGGGGCCGCCGGGCTCCAGACGATCGACCCGGCGTCGGTGGAGCGCTTCGCCGACCTCGCCCTCGCCTGCGTGCACCAGGAGTACCCGAACAAGATTGGGCACGTGATGTCGTCCGACGCCGACGTCGGGCCGCCGCGCGAGCTGACCCCATCCTTCTACGGCTGCTTCGACTGGCACAGCTGCGTCCACGGCCACTGGCTGCTGGCGCGCCTCGCCAAGCTCTACCCGGAGGCCGCGTTCGCGCCGGCCGCCCGCGCGGCGCTCGCGACCAGCTTCGCGCCGGAGCGGGTCGCGGCCGAGGTCCGCTACCTCGACGGCGAGGGCCGCGCCTCCTTCGAGCGGCCCTACGGCCTGGCCTGGCTGCTCTGCCTCGCCGACGAGCTGCGCTCCTGGCCCGACGAGCAGGCGCAGCAGTGGGCGAAGAACCTCGCCCCGCTCGAGCAGGTCGCGGCGGATCGCTTTCGCGACTGGGTGCCAAAGCTCCACTACCCGATCCGGACCGGCGAGCACAGCCAGACCGCGTTCGCCTTCGGCCTGGTCCTCGACTGGGCGAAAACCGCCGGCGACGCCGCGATGGTCGAGCTGATCAGCGGCGCGGCTCGCCGCTTTCACCTCGACAAGGTCAGCTGCCCGCTCGGCTACGAGCCTTCGGGAGAAGATTTCCTGTCGCCGTGCCTGGCCGAGGCTGACCTCATGCGCCGGGTGCTCGCCCCGGCGGAGTTCGCGACCTGGCTCAGCGGCTTTCTTCCGCAGATTCCGACGACGGCGACCGCGGCGTGGCTGCCGGCGGGCGTCGTGACCGACCGGGCGGACCCCAGGCTGGCTCACATCGACGGTCTCAACCTCAGCCGCGCCTGGATGCTCGAGGGCATCCTCTCAGGGCTGCCGGAGAAGGACCCACGCCGGCCGGCCCTGCAGGCGGCGGCCGACGCCCACCGCGCCGCCGGCCTGGTCGCCGTGACCGGCGAGCACTACGAGGGCGGTCATTGGCTCGGCACCTTCGCCACCTACCTCGTCACCGCCAAGGGCCGTTAG
- a CDS encoding PQQ-binding-like beta-propeller repeat protein, with the protein MSHAATLLLCSLLLTTPTTLAASPPDVTDGAPPVVPPGNTVVRIGSPGAAPRELLGSAPPVTLRDVGSSCLGSWQNSGGTPARDGRSDELGPTTADLLWSGGRPSLIAWQPITDGDRVFMVRQADWPSSPPEDSPVVAMDLATGAELWAIHLPYEPGDWTTWIAAAHSGLVFASRAGNGASVSAKMYALDQEDGSVEWASSGEVDSGAYDGVVLAPDGDLLVGNFGSLMRIDAGDGSTVWSVPRVCSVSSSCGPATSGDAVYVADATGGGHVIVRHDLATGAVQYQSPVMPGFTLQNTPFVGPDGTVYLSRTQENPATDYFYAFEDTGTALVERWHVPAAWTAFTELAVTADGSPFMLAPGYELVRLDPVTGATVDSAGLFPECTYGTRMATDGNGTFYLGNGSFDDGRLRVFDADLDLLWETPVTNINIGGPAIGHGGALVACGVGTDVRAYRPEPSTPVCMPFTDGFESGDTSAWSLTVP; encoded by the coding sequence ATGAGCCACGCCGCCACTCTGCTGCTCTGCTCCCTGCTCCTGACAACACCGACGACACTCGCCGCATCCCCGCCCGACGTCACCGATGGAGCGCCGCCGGTCGTGCCGCCGGGAAACACCGTGGTGCGGATCGGCAGCCCTGGCGCCGCGCCCCGCGAGCTTCTCGGCAGCGCGCCTCCGGTGACGCTGCGTGACGTCGGGTCGAGCTGCCTCGGCTCCTGGCAGAACTCCGGCGGCACCCCGGCCCGCGACGGCCGCTCGGACGAGCTCGGGCCGACCACCGCCGACCTGCTGTGGTCCGGCGGCCGGCCGTCGCTGATCGCCTGGCAGCCCATCACCGACGGCGATCGCGTGTTCATGGTCCGCCAGGCCGATTGGCCGTCCTCGCCGCCTGAGGACTCTCCGGTGGTGGCCATGGACCTCGCCACCGGCGCCGAGCTGTGGGCGATCCACCTCCCCTACGAGCCCGGCGACTGGACGACCTGGATCGCAGCCGCCCACAGCGGCCTGGTGTTCGCCTCGCGGGCCGGCAACGGCGCGTCGGTGTCGGCCAAGATGTACGCACTCGACCAGGAGGACGGCTCGGTGGAGTGGGCCTCGTCCGGCGAGGTGGACTCCGGCGCCTACGACGGCGTGGTCCTCGCGCCGGACGGCGACCTGCTGGTCGGCAACTTCGGCAGCCTGATGCGGATCGACGCCGGGGACGGCTCCACCGTCTGGAGCGTACCCAGGGTCTGCTCGGTCTCCTCGAGCTGCGGCCCGGCCACCTCCGGCGACGCCGTCTACGTGGCCGACGCCACCGGCGGCGGGCACGTCATCGTCCGCCACGACCTCGCTACCGGTGCGGTCCAGTATCAGAGCCCGGTGATGCCCGGCTTCACCCTCCAGAACACGCCGTTCGTCGGGCCGGACGGCACGGTCTACCTGTCGCGCACCCAGGAAAACCCCGCCACCGACTACTTCTACGCCTTCGAGGACACCGGCACCGCCCTGGTCGAGCGCTGGCACGTGCCGGCGGCCTGGACCGCCTTCACCGAGCTTGCGGTCACGGCCGACGGCTCGCCCTTCATGCTCGCGCCCGGCTACGAGCTGGTCCGCCTCGACCCGGTGACCGGCGCCACGGTCGACAGCGCCGGTCTCTTCCCCGAGTGCACCTACGGCACCAGGATGGCGACCGACGGCAACGGCACCTTCTACCTGGGTAACGGCAGCTTCGACGACGGCCGGCTGCGGGTCTTCGACGCCGACCTCGACCTGCTGTGGGAAACGCCGGTGACCAACATCAACATCGGCGGGCCGGCGATCGGCCACGGCGGCGCGCTGGTGGCGTGCGGTGTCGGCACCGACGTGCGGGCCTACCGCCCCGAGCCCTCGACGCCGGTCTGCATGCCGTTCACCGACGGCTTCGAGTCCGGCGACACCTCGGCCTGGTCCCTCACCGTGCCGTAG
- a CDS encoding SBBP repeat-containing protein yields MAMRSLLRGAWLCLLPATALVAAVTAAVPPGGTGAGQGHPVNAAQQLERLPLLFVPEQVAADGTMGFAVRGSQASVWLGERGLAYRLHPTSGVDSPPGGWVVALDLVGATPRVPVGEDLLPTKVSYFKGPRDQWRTGLPSYGSVVYREPWPGVDLVVGGTAGELESTFVVQPGADPGLIRLAYRGASSVRLEPDGSLIIDTPLGSITELAPFAYQEVDGRRVEVAAVFELEPGAQPAGQAYRFRLVGHDPSRELVIDPVTLLYCGYIGGSSDDRGYAIAVDGAGSAYVTGVTTSTQATFPVAVGPDLTHNGGNDVFVAKVNAAGTALDYCGYIGGAGNEAGYGIAVDGSGNAYVTGDTLSNQSSFPVIVGPDLTLNGVTDAFVAKVNAAGTALDYCGYIGGSGTDRGRGIAVDTSGRAYVSGGAESDEATFPVSVGPDLTHNGLRDAFVARVNGAGTALDYCGYIGGAGNENCLAIAVSAGGSAYVAGDTPSSQATFPVTVGPDPSYNGGGSDGFVAKVNAAGTALDYCGYIGGSDSDTVYGIAVDAAGSAYVAGDAISTQVSFPVAVGPDLTHNGYVDAYVAKVNAAGTGLAYCGYVGGSANDYGRAIALDGGGGAYLTGYTKSDEASFPVALGPDLTFNGGTTYGDAFVAKVAAAGTGLDYCGYIGGAGEDLGVGIAVDADFTATVTGYTTSTETSFPVTVGPDLVHSGGNDAFVARVSSSDFTLGATPPTREICAGETAQYTVTVGSIAGFTSPVTLSASGQPAGSTAGFSVNPVTPPGSSVLTIADTGGAAGGGYTVTITGTAGSVSHSAQVALDVAVIPAPPTLIAPPDGATDQPLRPTFQWTAVTGADSYGLEVDDSPAFGSPAISQTGILGTTFTPSSDLEEDTTYHWRARSENLCGAGVASAVFSFTTAALPLPGPFGKVAPADGASGQPTDPTLSWGTSAGATGYERCVDTVDDDACNASWVSVGNATSTLLGGLDQATTYFWQVQAVNAQGSTVADAGAWWHFTTQGGEPTLPFSDGFESGDTAFWSATVP; encoded by the coding sequence ATGGCGATGCGCAGCCTGCTGCGAGGGGCGTGGCTCTGTTTGCTGCCTGCGACGGCGCTGGTGGCGGCGGTGACGGCGGCCGTACCGCCGGGAGGCACGGGGGCCGGCCAGGGCCATCCAGTGAACGCGGCGCAGCAGCTCGAGCGGCTGCCGCTGCTGTTCGTGCCCGAGCAGGTCGCGGCCGACGGGACGATGGGCTTCGCCGTCCGCGGCTCCCAGGCCAGCGTCTGGCTCGGCGAGCGCGGCCTCGCCTATCGGCTTCACCCGACGAGCGGCGTCGACTCTCCTCCGGGCGGCTGGGTGGTGGCCCTCGACCTCGTCGGGGCGACGCCCCGCGTGCCGGTAGGCGAGGACCTGCTGCCGACCAAGGTGAGCTACTTCAAGGGGCCGAGGGACCAGTGGCGGACCGGCCTGCCGAGCTACGGCTCCGTGGTCTACCGCGAGCCGTGGCCCGGGGTCGATCTCGTGGTGGGCGGCACCGCCGGCGAGCTGGAGTCGACCTTCGTCGTCCAGCCCGGGGCCGACCCTGGCCTGATCCGCCTCGCCTACCGCGGGGCGAGCTCGGTGCGGCTCGAGCCGGACGGCTCGCTCATCATCGACACGCCGCTCGGATCGATCACCGAGCTGGCGCCGTTCGCGTACCAGGAGGTGGACGGCCGGCGGGTCGAGGTCGCGGCCGTCTTCGAGCTCGAGCCCGGGGCCCAGCCGGCCGGGCAGGCCTACCGCTTCCGCCTCGTCGGCCACGATCCGTCGCGCGAGCTGGTGATCGACCCCGTGACCCTCCTCTACTGCGGCTACATCGGCGGCTCGAGCGACGATCGAGGCTACGCGATTGCCGTCGACGGCGCCGGCAGCGCCTACGTCACCGGCGTCACCACCTCGACCCAGGCGACCTTCCCGGTGGCGGTCGGCCCGGACCTCACCCACAACGGCGGCAACGACGTCTTCGTCGCCAAGGTCAACGCCGCCGGCACCGCCCTCGACTACTGCGGCTACATCGGCGGGGCCGGCAACGAGGCCGGCTACGGCATCGCCGTCGACGGGTCCGGCAACGCCTATGTCACCGGCGACACCCTCTCGAACCAGTCGAGCTTCCCGGTCATCGTCGGTCCGGACCTCACCCTCAACGGCGTCACCGACGCGTTCGTGGCCAAGGTCAACGCCGCCGGCACCGCCCTCGACTACTGCGGCTACATCGGCGGCTCCGGCACGGACCGTGGCCGCGGCATCGCCGTCGACACGAGCGGTCGCGCCTACGTCAGCGGTGGTGCCGAGTCGGACGAGGCGACCTTCCCGGTGTCGGTCGGCCCCGACCTGACCCACAACGGCCTCCGCGATGCGTTCGTGGCCAGGGTCAATGGCGCGGGGACGGCCCTCGACTACTGCGGCTACATCGGGGGCGCCGGCAACGAGAACTGCCTGGCCATCGCCGTGTCAGCGGGCGGCAGTGCATACGTCGCCGGCGACACCCCCTCCAGCCAAGCGACCTTCCCGGTGACCGTCGGCCCGGACCCCAGCTACAACGGGGGTGGGTCGGATGGTTTCGTGGCCAAGGTCAATGCCGCCGGCACCGCCCTCGACTACTGCGGCTACATCGGCGGATCGGACTCGGACACCGTCTACGGCATCGCGGTCGACGCCGCCGGCTCCGCGTACGTCGCCGGCGACGCCATCTCCACCCAGGTGAGCTTCCCGGTGGCAGTCGGCCCGGACCTCACGCACAACGGCTACGTCGACGCCTACGTCGCCAAGGTCAACGCCGCCGGCACCGGGCTCGCGTACTGCGGTTACGTCGGAGGGTCGGCGAACGATTACGGCCGCGCGATCGCTCTCGACGGCGGGGGCGGCGCCTACCTCACGGGCTACACCAAGTCCGACGAGGCGAGCTTCCCGGTGGCGCTCGGCCCGGACCTCACCTTCAACGGCGGCACCACCTACGGCGACGCCTTCGTCGCCAAGGTCGCCGCCGCCGGAACCGGCCTCGACTACTGCGGCTACATCGGGGGGGCGGGTGAAGACCTCGGCGTCGGCATCGCGGTCGACGCCGATTTCACGGCAACGGTGACCGGCTACACGACCTCCACCGAGACCAGCTTCCCGGTCACCGTCGGTCCCGACCTCGTCCACAGCGGCGGCAACGACGCCTTCGTGGCCAGGGTGAGCTCGTCCGACTTCACCCTCGGCGCGACCCCGCCGACGCGAGAGATCTGCGCCGGCGAGACCGCCCAGTACACGGTCACCGTCGGCTCCATCGCCGGTTTCACCAGCCCGGTGACCCTCTCGGCGAGCGGACAACCGGCGGGCTCGACGGCGGGCTTCTCGGTCAACCCGGTGACCCCGCCCGGCTCGAGCGTGCTGACCATCGCCGACACCGGCGGTGCCGCCGGGGGCGGCTACACCGTCACCATCACCGGGACCGCCGGCAGCGTGAGCCACAGCGCGCAGGTCGCGCTCGACGTGGCCGTGATCCCAGCGCCGCCGACCCTGATCGCGCCGCCGGACGGGGCCACCGACCAGCCGCTGCGGCCCACCTTCCAGTGGACGGCGGTCACCGGCGCCGACAGCTATGGCCTCGAGGTCGACGACAGCCCGGCCTTCGGCAGCCCGGCGATCTCCCAGACCGGCATCCTCGGGACGACCTTCACCCCCTCCAGCGATCTCGAGGAGGACACGACCTACCACTGGCGCGCCAGGTCGGAGAACCTGTGCGGCGCGGGCGTGGCGTCGGCCGTGTTCTCGTTCACCACCGCGGCACTGCCGCTCCCGGGACCGTTCGGCAAGGTCGCCCCGGCGGATGGCGCCAGCGGCCAGCCCACCGATCCCACCCTGAGCTGGGGCACAAGCGCGGGCGCCACCGGCTACGAGCGCTGCGTCGACACGGTCGACGACGACGCCTGCAACGCTTCGTGGGTCAGCGTCGGCAACGCCACCAGCACGCTGCTCGGCGGGCTCGACCAGGCGACCACCTACTTCTGGCAGGTGCAGGCGGTGAACGCGCAGGGCTCCACCGTGGCCGATGCCGGCGCGTGGTGGCACTTCACCACCCAGGGCGGCGAGCCCACCCTGCCGTTCTCCGACGGCTTCGAGTCCGGCGACACCGCGTTCTGGTCCGCGACGGTGCCTTGA
- a CDS encoding alpha/beta fold hydrolase, whose translation MTIPAVGEKVRQFVVLENAGEGGMGVVLKARDTRLDRDVALKFLPELGPAGSAEAARLKAEARSLAAFNHPNIVTIYDVDEQNGSPFLVLEWVQGTDLGRAAFVRPCAEGELLRIAVPVAEALAAAHARNIVHRDLKPGNVLLGADGGVKLADFGLARLRDAQVRLTKSATVLGTPAYMSPEQATGGHVGPASDVFSFGVLAYELLSGTAPFEVDSLPAVLYSVVHTPHVPLVMRRPDVSPDLAAVIERCLKKRPEDRYSGGAELLQDLQAAVRRRSSNETSDLPAVVGWRDGAPSAGPEIRYCRTADGASIAYSVHGSGPVLVRVLGWFTHLEMEWEWPALRLIWQRLGRTHTVVRYDGRGIGLSSSWSGDFTEETRQLDLDAVLDAIGSDKVVLYGISEGGWTAAHYASALPERVSHLVTYGSYSRGAPLRPGYDKDEDEALLILMRKGWGEDTPKYRQIFSTAYFGDDADPGLIAHFNRLQRAATDGDTAARYQQSLHLRGDAHDVLAQIRTPTLVIHCRDDRIIPFEEGRLIASVIPEAQLLPLPTGTHYFPVDDDITHRIAEAIDRFTS comes from the coding sequence ATGACGATCCCGGCCGTCGGTGAGAAGGTCCGGCAGTTTGTCGTGCTGGAGAACGCCGGTGAAGGCGGCATGGGTGTCGTGCTCAAAGCCCGCGACACGCGTCTCGACCGCGACGTCGCCCTCAAGTTCCTGCCGGAGCTTGGACCCGCGGGCTCTGCGGAGGCTGCGCGACTGAAGGCCGAGGCGCGTTCGCTCGCCGCTTTCAACCACCCCAACATCGTGACCATCTACGACGTCGACGAGCAGAATGGATCGCCGTTCCTGGTCCTGGAGTGGGTTCAGGGAACCGACCTGGGTCGCGCGGCTTTCGTGAGGCCCTGCGCCGAAGGGGAGCTCCTGCGGATCGCGGTGCCGGTGGCCGAGGCGCTGGCGGCCGCCCACGCTCGCAACATCGTGCACCGCGACCTCAAACCAGGGAACGTCCTGCTCGGGGCCGATGGCGGCGTAAAGCTGGCGGACTTCGGCCTCGCCAGGCTCCGGGACGCCCAGGTGCGGCTCACGAAGTCCGCGACGGTGCTGGGAACGCCCGCCTACATGTCGCCCGAGCAGGCCACGGGCGGCCACGTCGGACCGGCGTCGGACGTCTTCTCGTTCGGCGTCCTCGCCTACGAGCTGCTCTCCGGCACGGCGCCATTCGAGGTTGACAGCCTGCCCGCCGTCCTCTACTCGGTCGTGCACACGCCCCACGTGCCGCTGGTGATGCGTCGCCCGGATGTCTCGCCGGACCTGGCCGCTGTGATCGAGCGCTGCCTCAAGAAACGTCCCGAGGATCGCTACTCCGGAGGTGCGGAGCTCCTCCAGGATCTTCAGGCCGCCGTGCGCCGCCGGAGCTCGAATGAGACCAGCGACCTCCCCGCAGTCGTCGGATGGCGCGACGGTGCTCCGTCGGCAGGCCCGGAGATCCGCTACTGCCGGACCGCGGACGGAGCATCCATCGCCTACTCAGTGCACGGTTCGGGCCCGGTCCTCGTGCGCGTGCTCGGCTGGTTCACCCACCTCGAGATGGAGTGGGAGTGGCCCGCCTTGCGCCTCATCTGGCAGCGCCTCGGCAGGACGCACACGGTCGTGCGCTACGACGGCCGGGGCATCGGTCTGTCGAGCTCCTGGAGTGGGGACTTCACGGAGGAGACGCGGCAGCTCGACCTCGACGCGGTCCTCGACGCCATTGGCTCCGACAAGGTCGTACTCTACGGCATCTCGGAAGGGGGCTGGACCGCAGCTCATTACGCCTCTGCCCTCCCGGAGCGGGTGAGCCACCTCGTCACCTACGGCTCCTACTCCCGTGGCGCGCCGTTGCGGCCCGGCTACGACAAGGACGAGGACGAGGCACTGCTGATCCTCATGCGGAAGGGTTGGGGCGAGGACACCCCGAAGTACCGACAGATCTTCAGCACTGCCTACTTCGGCGACGACGCCGACCCCGGGCTGATCGCTCACTTCAACCGCCTGCAACGGGCAGCCACCGATGGCGACACGGCGGCCCGCTACCAGCAATCGCTGCACCTGCGCGGCGACGCGCACGACGTGTTGGCCCAGATTCGAACGCCGACCCTGGTCATTCACTGCCGCGACGACAGGATCATCCCCTTCGAGGAAGGCCGTCTCATCGCCTCGGTCATCCCCGAGGCCCAGCTCCTCCCGCTGCCTACCGGGACGCACTACTTCCCAGTGGACGACGACATCACCCACCGGATCGCGGAGGCGATCGACCGGTTCACGAGCTAG
- a CDS encoding permease, whose amino-acid sequence MLDTVAAIVNQVARGLLHIWPYLLLTIPLAVAVQMAGAARYIRAAFAARPVRAIVVATLVGAFSPFCSCGVIPVIASLLLGGVPLAPVMSFWVASPSMDPEIFLLSVATLGWELALWRLLATLAVSLAAGFITHAAVASGWIAGPVLRSPRTKVHRPLMAQAREAAARAAGLVAAQPSLATEPCCSTSAQPASLVARGALPLTVVGAGGGFMLSGSSAGGCVCSGSTASKRDDEQDSGGSILRRLAREALGASAMVAKFMTIALVLEALFELYVPDGWVMALVGADSRLAILIAALVGVPLYTSNLAALPMVSALLAQGMDPSAALAFLIAGPMTTIPAMAAVWGLVERRVFVLYVGFALVGAVVVGVAHLLATAL is encoded by the coding sequence GTGCTTGACACCGTCGCTGCCATCGTCAACCAGGTCGCCCGCGGACTGCTGCACATCTGGCCGTACCTCCTGCTCACCATCCCGCTGGCGGTGGCGGTCCAAATGGCCGGGGCCGCACGGTACATCCGGGCGGCGTTTGCAGCACGCCCGGTGCGGGCCATTGTCGTCGCGACCCTGGTGGGCGCCTTCAGCCCGTTCTGCTCGTGCGGGGTCATCCCGGTCATCGCCTCGCTGCTGCTGGGCGGAGTACCGCTCGCGCCCGTCATGTCGTTCTGGGTCGCCTCGCCGTCGATGGACCCCGAGATCTTCCTCTTGAGCGTCGCCACCCTCGGCTGGGAGCTCGCCCTGTGGCGGCTGCTGGCAACCCTGGCGGTGAGCCTCGCGGCCGGCTTCATCACCCATGCGGCCGTAGCCAGCGGGTGGATCGCCGGCCCGGTCCTGCGATCGCCGCGGACGAAGGTCCACCGCCCGCTGATGGCGCAGGCCCGAGAGGCGGCGGCGCGCGCGGCAGGTCTCGTTGCCGCGCAGCCCTCTCTGGCGACCGAGCCGTGCTGCTCCACGTCTGCTCAACCGGCGTCCCTGGTCGCCCGCGGCGCTCTGCCGCTGACCGTGGTCGGCGCGGGAGGCGGGTTCATGCTGTCGGGTTCGAGCGCGGGAGGTTGCGTGTGCAGCGGATCGACAGCGTCAAAAAGGGATGACGAACAGGATTCAGGCGGCTCGATCCTGCGCCGGTTGGCCAGGGAGGCGCTGGGCGCCAGCGCCATGGTCGCCAAGTTCATGACCATCGCGCTCGTGCTCGAGGCGCTGTTCGAGCTCTACGTTCCTGATGGGTGGGTGATGGCCCTGGTCGGCGCCGACAGCCGCCTCGCCATCCTGATCGCCGCTCTCGTCGGCGTGCCGCTCTACACCAGCAACTTGGCGGCGCTGCCGATGGTCAGCGCGCTGCTCGCCCAGGGGATGGACCCGAGCGCGGCCCTGGCCTTCCTGATCGCGGGTCCGATGACGACCATTCCGGCGATGGCCGCCGTGTGGGGCCTGGTCGAGCGCCGGGTCTTCGTGCTCTACGTCGGCTTCGCCCTCGTGGGTGCGGTGGTCGTGGGGGTGGCGCACCTTCTCGCCACCGCCCTGTAA
- a CDS encoding metalloregulator ArsR/SmtB family transcription factor, whose amino-acid sequence MKRTRATAEQKSGRGSWPEPCCTLDIDGRDQERLVAMFKALANPIRFQILKFLLTHPGCITGDIVDALPIAQATVSQHLKVMREAGWIVGATEGPAICYELNREAVGWFRDKVGEIF is encoded by the coding sequence ATGAAACGAACTCGAGCAACAGCCGAGCAGAAGTCAGGGCGCGGAAGCTGGCCGGAGCCCTGCTGTACGCTCGACATCGATGGCCGCGACCAGGAGCGCCTGGTGGCGATGTTCAAGGCCCTCGCCAACCCGATCCGGTTCCAGATTCTCAAGTTCCTCCTGACCCACCCGGGCTGCATCACCGGCGACATCGTCGACGCCCTGCCGATCGCGCAGGCGACGGTGTCCCAGCACCTCAAGGTGATGCGCGAGGCGGGCTGGATCGTCGGCGCCACCGAAGGACCTGCGATCTGCTACGAACTGAACCGCGAGGCTGTCGGCTGGTTCCGGGACAAGGTCGGGGAGATCTTCTGA
- a CDS encoding CapA family protein — MSMEHQLAWQRVIAAVVIGVAGIAPLALAQSPAPAPLAFDQSRSVYNRILKGPEKPDGVDWEARVSALLREQPGDIIVTAVGDMIFNSQISTLPAPHHRQLLRLMQEADIAYGNLEFSINDRPDLQRVFYNFRTPTEFVWELAAIGINLVSMANNHALDFGPEGLQDCLKALDRASIGHAGAGLTLAEARAPETERVQSQTTRFALLSTMRYWTSRYRCSDANGPCLATIDPAEILVAAADGGTETVEGPLADDVAAMEDDVVLARRHHDVVMVSLHNHDRSHHRAYGIQDTTPPNDEIMYRRAIDAGADMVLGSGPHVLRGIEIYKGKPIFYSLSNFIYQYRTPEAIPVDLIHQRDGEVARPANVSVWDRRDPEEIFQGVMVRMTINASKLTRVELIPFTIDDEGPLYGVPRMASAERGRAIIELLGRLSEPYGTRIVDKGWYAEVALEP; from the coding sequence ATGTCAATGGAGCACCAGCTCGCGTGGCAGCGGGTCATCGCCGCGGTGGTGATCGGCGTCGCCGGAATCGCCCCGCTGGCACTGGCCCAATCGCCGGCTCCGGCGCCGCTGGCTTTCGACCAGAGCCGGTCGGTGTACAACCGCATCCTGAAGGGCCCCGAGAAGCCCGACGGCGTCGACTGGGAGGCGCGCGTCAGCGCCCTCCTCCGCGAGCAGCCCGGCGACATCATCGTCACCGCGGTCGGCGACATGATCTTCAACTCTCAGATCAGCACGCTGCCCGCGCCCCACCACCGGCAGCTCCTGCGGCTGATGCAGGAGGCCGACATCGCCTACGGCAACCTCGAGTTCTCGATCAACGACCGGCCCGATCTGCAGCGGGTGTTCTACAACTTCAGGACGCCGACCGAGTTCGTTTGGGAGCTCGCCGCCATCGGCATCAACCTGGTCAGCATGGCCAACAACCATGCCCTCGACTTCGGCCCCGAGGGCCTGCAGGACTGCCTGAAGGCTCTCGACCGGGCAAGCATCGGTCACGCCGGCGCGGGCCTGACCCTGGCCGAGGCGCGGGCGCCGGAGACGGAGCGGGTGCAGAGCCAGACCACGCGCTTCGCGCTGCTGTCGACGATGCGCTACTGGACGTCACGGTACCGCTGCTCGGACGCCAACGGACCGTGCCTCGCCACCATCGACCCGGCCGAGATCCTGGTCGCGGCCGCGGACGGCGGGACGGAGACGGTCGAGGGCCCGCTCGCGGACGACGTCGCGGCGATGGAGGACGACGTTGTCCTCGCCAGGCGGCACCACGACGTCGTCATGGTCTCGCTGCACAACCACGACCGCAGCCACCACAGGGCCTACGGCATCCAGGACACGACCCCGCCGAACGACGAGATCATGTACCGCAGGGCGATCGACGCCGGCGCCGACATGGTGCTCGGCAGCGGCCCCCACGTCCTGCGCGGCATCGAGATCTACAAGGGCAAGCCGATCTTCTACAGCCTGTCGAACTTCATCTACCAGTACCGGACGCCGGAGGCGATCCCGGTTGACCTGATCCACCAGCGCGACGGCGAGGTCGCGCGGCCGGCCAACGTGTCGGTGTGGGACCGCCGCGACCCCGAGGAGATCTTCCAGGGCGTCATGGTGCGGATGACGATCAACGCGTCGAAGCTGACCAGGGTCGAGCTGATCCCGTTCACCATCGACGACGAGGGGCCGCTCTACGGGGTCCCCCGGATGGCGAGCGCCGAGCGGGGCCGCGCGATCATCGAGCTGCTGGGGCGGCTGTCCGAGCCCTACGGCACGCGAATCGTCGACAAGGGCTGGTACGCCGAGGTCGCGCTCGAGCCGTAG
- a CDS encoding cysteine rich repeat-containing protein, with amino-acid sequence MRAKLLVAMVGVILLGAAGAWAQGSIVDDVKKACETEIAAYCSQVTPGEGRILACFYAHEDKLSGRCQYALYQAAAELEDFAAAVTHLAAQCEDDLMKYCAQVELGEGRVGTCLLDHKAEVSAACQQAIDDVGLEKVE; translated from the coding sequence ATGAGAGCGAAACTGCTGGTGGCGATGGTCGGAGTGATCCTGCTGGGCGCGGCCGGCGCCTGGGCCCAGGGCAGCATCGTCGATGACGTGAAGAAGGCCTGCGAGACCGAGATCGCGGCGTACTGCAGCCAGGTGACTCCCGGCGAGGGCCGGATCCTGGCTTGCTTCTACGCCCACGAGGACAAGCTGTCGGGGCGCTGCCAGTACGCCCTCTATCAGGCGGCAGCCGAGCTCGAGGACTTCGCAGCGGCCGTGACCCACCTCGCAGCCCAGTGCGAGGACGACCTGATGAAGTACTGCGCCCAGGTCGAGCTCGGCGAGGGCCGCGTCGGCACCTGCCTGCTCGACCACAAGGCCGAGGTCTCGGCAGCCTGCCAGCAGGCGATCGACGACGTCGGCCTGGAGAAGGTCGAGTAG